A single region of the Chryseobacterium culicis genome encodes:
- the pdxH gene encoding pyridoxamine 5'-phosphate oxidase codes for MENLHDKRKVYDKSQLIESEIKQNPIEQFRDWFLEASESPMISEANAMAVSTVEEDGCPRTRMVLLKAYTHEGFIFYTNYNSRKGKAIENNHKACLHFFWPNLERQIIIKADLEKVAENLSDGYFHSRPKGSQLGAVVSPQSQVIPNKEFLEEKLKELEKEYENTEVPRPANWGGYLARPYEIEFWQGRPNRLHDRIIYQLEDLDWKISRLAP; via the coding sequence ATGGAAAACCTGCACGACAAAAGAAAAGTGTACGATAAATCCCAACTTATTGAAAGTGAGATAAAACAAAATCCAATTGAACAGTTTAGAGACTGGTTTTTGGAGGCAAGTGAGAGCCCGATGATCTCAGAAGCTAATGCTATGGCGGTTTCTACAGTAGAGGAAGATGGATGTCCGAGAACGAGAATGGTACTTCTTAAAGCATATACCCATGAAGGGTTTATTTTTTATACCAACTACAACAGCAGAAAGGGAAAAGCAATAGAAAATAATCATAAAGCATGTCTGCATTTTTTCTGGCCTAATCTTGAAAGGCAGATTATTATCAAAGCGGATCTTGAAAAGGTAGCAGAAAATCTGAGTGACGGTTATTTTCATTCAAGACCAAAAGGAAGCCAGCTGGGAGCTGTTGTTTCTCCACAAAGCCAGGTAATTCCAAACAAGGAGTTTTTAGAGGAAAAATTGAAAGAATTAGAAAAGGAATATGAAAATACTGAGGTGCCAAGGCCTGCCAATTGGGGCGGATATCTTGCCAGACCTTATGAAATAGAGTTCTGGCAGGGAAGACCCAACCGTCTTCATGACAGGATTATTTATCAGCTTGAAGATCTCGACTGGAAAATTTCAAGACTGGCACCCTAA
- a CDS encoding YqgE/AlgH family protein, which produces MNHSYKGKILISTPDISGDIFSRSVVLVIEHNESGAFGLILNKKNSQMSSKFKDFFDFKIEVYDGGPVENDKVFFIVKGKRVTEIYTDITDEYYLTEDIERIINAVLSSELDINHIKIFSGYSGWSSNQLDMEVQRKMWTVVDVYNLDYTLPNDQTLWKSIMQNLGGEFLLWANSPEDISLN; this is translated from the coding sequence ATGAATCACTCATACAAAGGTAAAATATTAATCTCGACACCTGACATTTCCGGCGATATTTTTTCAAGATCGGTGGTATTGGTTATTGAACATAATGAAAGTGGTGCATTTGGTTTGATATTGAATAAAAAGAACAGCCAGATGAGTAGCAAGTTCAAAGATTTTTTTGACTTTAAAATTGAGGTCTATGATGGAGGTCCTGTAGAAAACGACAAGGTATTTTTCATCGTAAAAGGGAAAAGAGTCACAGAGATCTATACAGACATCACTGATGAATACTACCTTACAGAAGATATTGAACGGATCATTAACGCTGTTTTAAGCAGTGAACTGGATATTAATCATATCAAAATATTTTCAGGGTATTCCGGATGGTCTTCGAACCAGCTGGATATGGAGGTTCAAAGGAAAATGTGGACGGTAGTGGATGTTTACAATCTTGATTACACGTTACCCAATGATCAGACGCTTTGGAAGTCTATCATGCAGAATCTTGGAGGAGAATTTCTTCTCTGGGCCAATTCACCTGAAGACATCTCATTGAACTAA
- a CDS encoding N-acetylmuramoyl-L-alanine amidase: protein MKGITLLALSIFSTAFLSFTPINKKYIVIDAGHGGNDFGAIHGEILEKNISLSVAKEIQKVNESQDKYEVILTRDSDSAPTLAERTDMINKLNPEMVISLHVNSSPQTERSDNGFEVYVQNSDVSKELAGKIYKKFNTRKIEERNLHMLRETKAAAVLVELGFINNSDNRNYITSEKGQKEIAQKFVEIINEY, encoded by the coding sequence ATGAAAGGTATTACATTACTTGCTTTATCAATATTTTCTACAGCGTTTTTATCATTTACTCCTATCAACAAAAAGTATATTGTCATAGATGCCGGCCATGGCGGAAATGATTTTGGGGCTATTCATGGTGAAATTCTGGAAAAAAATATTTCATTAAGTGTTGCTAAGGAAATACAGAAGGTCAATGAAAGCCAGGATAAATATGAAGTTATTTTAACCAGGGATTCAGATAGCGCTCCTACTCTTGCCGAGAGAACAGATATGATCAATAAGCTGAACCCCGAAATGGTCATTTCTCTTCACGTTAACAGTTCTCCTCAAACAGAAAGATCTGACAACGGATTTGAAGTGTATGTTCAGAATTCTGATGTTTCAAAGGAATTGGCCGGAAAAATCTACAAGAAATTCAATACCCGTAAAATTGAGGAACGTAACCTTCACATGCTAAGAGAAACCAAAGCAGCTGCTGTATTGGTAGAACTTGGGTTTATCAATAATTCTGATAACAGGAATTATATTACCAGTGAAAAGGGGCAGAAAGAAATTGCACAGAAATTTGTTGAGATCATCAACGAATATTAA
- a CDS encoding aminotransferase class IV — MENQYFTSDELNVKNRAFLWGDSVKVSFFVRNGELIMDEECYFFLMASMRKMRMNIPLTYTLEFFQTLFQKEIIEGKEVKNGIINFQVFRNNDGVTLAKSSVSYFYEVTEMADVLAVHQRPLELDLTKEINVNNNLLSNIRVHCPENIYGAIYAQENDLDDVILLNPNKRIARTTAGNLLFLEGDVIKVPKQTEGAYISPLMENFVTFLHKNNLADIQEHEIIAFESQKAEEILMISDEKGIFSVGKIRNKTFETTRFSELVESWKQSFNQ; from the coding sequence TTGGAAAATCAATATTTTACATCAGACGAGTTAAATGTAAAGAACAGAGCTTTTCTTTGGGGCGACTCAGTGAAGGTTTCTTTTTTTGTAAGAAATGGTGAATTGATCATGGACGAAGAATGTTATTTCTTCCTGATGGCTTCCATGAGAAAGATGAGAATGAATATTCCTTTGACTTATACGCTGGAGTTTTTCCAGACCCTTTTTCAAAAAGAAATTATAGAAGGGAAAGAAGTTAAGAACGGAATTATCAATTTCCAGGTGTTCAGAAATAATGATGGCGTGACATTGGCAAAATCTTCTGTTTCTTATTTTTACGAAGTAACAGAAATGGCTGATGTGCTTGCAGTTCATCAAAGACCTTTAGAATTGGATTTGACTAAAGAAATTAACGTTAATAACAATCTTCTGAGCAATATCAGGGTTCACTGTCCGGAAAATATCTACGGAGCGATCTATGCGCAGGAAAATGACCTTGATGACGTTATTCTTCTGAATCCAAACAAAAGAATTGCACGTACTACTGCGGGAAATCTTCTTTTTTTAGAAGGGGATGTTATCAAAGTACCCAAGCAGACTGAAGGAGCATACATTTCTCCTTTGATGGAAAATTTTGTTACTTTTTTACATAAGAATAATCTTGCGGATATCCAGGAACACGAAATTATCGCATTCGAATCTCAGAAAGCTGAAGAAATTTTAATGATTTCTGATGAGAAAGGTATATTTTCTGTAGGTAAGATAAGAAATAAGACTTTTGAAACGACCCGCTTCTCTGAATTGGTAGAAAGCTGGAAACAAAGTTTTAATCAATAG
- a CDS encoding START-like domain-containing protein codes for MAKHKVHYEFPMHCLSEILYEYLATAEGLSEWFADEVTEKGDDFFFSWGGGPAEKATLIRYKPEGFVRFRWEEDEGTKNFFEMTITIDDITEDLALNITDFCEEGDEEENAMYWENLIENLRIKLGAA; via the coding sequence ATGGCGAAACATAAAGTCCATTACGAATTTCCAATGCACTGTTTATCAGAGATTTTATATGAATATCTGGCGACTGCAGAAGGATTGTCTGAATGGTTTGCGGATGAGGTAACAGAGAAAGGCGATGATTTCTTTTTTAGCTGGGGCGGAGGACCTGCTGAGAAGGCCACTTTGATCAGATATAAGCCTGAAGGTTTCGTGCGTTTCAGATGGGAAGAAGATGAAGGAACAAAAAATTTCTTTGAAATGACTATCACAATTGATGATATTACAGAAGATCTTGCTTTAAATATTACAGACTTCTGTGAAGAAGGTGATGAAGAGGAAAATGCAATGTATTGGGAAAATCTTATTGAGAACCTAAGAATAAAACTAGGTGCGGCATAA
- a CDS encoding aspartate aminotransferase family protein — protein MHKDFFLYQAQTTKFAAGFEVEKAEGSYIYGTDGKKYLDFVAGVSANTLGHSHPKIVNAIKEQADKYLHVMVYGEYAQEKPTALCRLLAEATPDPLEVTYLVNSGAEAIDGSLKLAKRYTGREEIVSFKDSYHGNTHGALSVSGNETHKREFRPLLPMVSFIEFNNENDFDKITEKTACVILETIQGAAGFLVPNNDYLIKLKRKCEEVGALLILDEIQPGFGRTGKLFSFEHFGIVPDILVMGKGMGGGVPVGAFMSSREIMETLSHSPKLGHITTFGGNPLIAAASYATLKEVLESGLMNEVEEKEKLFRELLVHPKIKNINGKGLMLAVNLGTPEYTLEVAKKCMEKGLIVFWQLYRNEYLRISPPLTLSLDEIREGCQIILDILNEN, from the coding sequence ATGCATAAAGATTTTTTTCTATATCAGGCACAAACCACAAAGTTTGCAGCGGGTTTTGAAGTTGAAAAAGCTGAAGGAAGCTATATTTATGGAACAGACGGAAAGAAATATCTTGACTTTGTAGCAGGAGTTTCTGCCAATACTTTGGGACATTCGCATCCTAAAATTGTGAATGCTATCAAAGAGCAGGCTGATAAATACCTTCACGTAATGGTGTACGGTGAATATGCCCAGGAAAAACCTACAGCATTATGCAGATTGCTGGCAGAAGCTACTCCGGATCCATTGGAAGTTACTTATCTTGTCAATAGTGGTGCTGAAGCCATTGATGGAAGTTTGAAGCTGGCAAAACGATATACAGGGAGAGAAGAAATTGTTTCCTTTAAAGACTCTTATCACGGAAATACCCATGGAGCGTTGAGCGTTTCCGGAAATGAAACCCACAAAAGAGAATTCCGTCCTTTACTGCCAATGGTTTCTTTCATTGAATTTAATAATGAAAATGACTTCGATAAAATCACAGAGAAAACAGCATGTGTTATCCTTGAAACCATTCAGGGAGCAGCAGGCTTTCTGGTGCCTAATAACGACTATCTGATCAAACTGAAGAGAAAATGTGAAGAAGTAGGAGCACTTTTGATTTTAGATGAAATACAGCCAGGATTTGGAAGAACAGGGAAACTATTCTCTTTCGAACACTTTGGAATCGTTCCGGACATTCTGGTAATGGGGAAAGGAATGGGAGGAGGAGTTCCTGTAGGAGCTTTTATGAGTTCCAGAGAAATTATGGAAACCCTTTCACATTCACCAAAGCTAGGTCATATTACTACTTTTGGAGGAAACCCATTGATTGCAGCAGCGAGTTATGCTACTTTAAAAGAAGTGCTGGAAAGCGGTTTAATGAATGAAGTAGAGGAAAAAGAGAAGTTGTTCAGAGAACTTTTAGTTCATCCTAAAATTAAAAATATCAACGGTAAAGGTCTAATGCTTGCTGTGAACTTAGGAACTCCCGAATATACCCTGGAAGTGGCAAAAAAATGTATGGAAAAAGGGCTTATTGTTTTCTGGCAGCTGTACAGAAATGAATATCTGAGAATCTCTCCACCTCTTACATTATCTCTGGACGAAATCAGAGAAGGATGTCAGATTATTCTAGATATACTGAATGAAAATTAA
- a CDS encoding OstA-like protein yields MRIALFLLIFISTLSFAQDKTPVKRDPYLQAPSPTQPKQVRPEDKVKIIHADEIKKDPEKYDGNQYFTGHVQIEHQGSILTADEVILYNEENFVKAIGNTRLQNTDGSVITAGEMEYDANTQKGVARKNVVLTDPKQTIKTDILYYDRLANQAYFNTGGTISDGQNVTYAKVGTYFLNTRVVDLTGNVKIETPQYTIEGPNIKQNQNTKIADFLGPTTITSKTNPRNRIYTEKGTYKMDSKEAFLTKNSRIYYNEKILTGDDMYYNQISGFGKATGNVTLDDPKEKRYIKGGYGEIFEKKDSAMMTKNPYAVKVMEKDSIYFAAEKIISYQRPDSLDIKVKKSYLRAFKKARIYKSNAQGRADSIAFNETDGIMHMYTNPILWSGEKQVTGDKVEAYFNTQTEDIDSLKVIGNAFAISKVDSLTLKDEFNQVKGKFMTVYYEKNAIKEARVVGNAQAIVYVDDTDQETKKQERIGITLSTCGIIGALFEERALQIISCSIGAVSDTYPMSMIEPSKRKFPDFNWNTKDRIRKWQDILVDTPNNEEIQYTADSELFDKAQKAIDDEKAKEEAKKPKRTRK; encoded by the coding sequence ATGAGAATAGCCCTTTTTCTGTTAATCTTTATTTCTACGCTAAGTTTTGCGCAGGATAAAACTCCTGTGAAGAGAGATCCTTATTTGCAGGCTCCTTCACCGACTCAGCCTAAACAGGTAAGACCTGAAGATAAAGTAAAGATCATCCACGCGGACGAAATTAAGAAAGATCCTGAAAAATACGACGGGAATCAATATTTTACCGGTCATGTTCAGATCGAACACCAAGGCTCTATTCTTACAGCAGATGAAGTCATTCTGTATAATGAGGAAAACTTTGTAAAAGCAATAGGCAATACAAGACTTCAAAACACTGACGGCTCTGTAATCACAGCAGGAGAAATGGAATATGATGCCAATACCCAAAAAGGTGTTGCCAGAAAAAATGTGGTCTTAACCGATCCTAAGCAAACCATAAAAACAGATATCCTCTATTATGACAGGCTGGCTAATCAGGCTTATTTTAATACAGGAGGAACAATCTCTGACGGGCAGAATGTAACCTATGCCAAAGTAGGAACTTACTTTCTGAATACGCGGGTGGTGGATCTTACCGGAAATGTGAAAATTGAAACTCCTCAATATACCATAGAAGGTCCCAACATCAAGCAAAATCAAAATACAAAAATTGCTGATTTTTTAGGCCCTACAACCATTACCAGCAAAACCAATCCGAGAAACAGAATCTATACCGAAAAAGGAACTTATAAAATGGATTCCAAGGAGGCTTTTCTAACCAAAAACTCCAGGATTTATTATAATGAGAAAATTCTTACCGGTGATGATATGTATTACAATCAGATTTCCGGATTCGGTAAAGCAACAGGAAATGTAACCCTGGATGATCCTAAAGAAAAAAGATATATAAAAGGAGGTTACGGAGAGATTTTTGAGAAAAAAGACTCCGCAATGATGACGAAAAATCCTTACGCAGTAAAAGTAATGGAAAAAGACTCCATTTATTTTGCAGCAGAAAAAATAATCTCTTATCAGAGACCGGACTCATTGGATATCAAAGTTAAGAAAAGTTACCTGAGAGCCTTCAAAAAAGCCCGTATTTATAAATCCAATGCACAGGGAAGAGCAGACTCTATTGCCTTCAATGAAACAGACGGAATTATGCATATGTATACCAATCCGATTCTTTGGAGTGGCGAAAAACAGGTTACCGGAGATAAAGTAGAAGCTTACTTCAATACCCAGACAGAGGATATTGATTCATTAAAAGTCATCGGAAATGCTTTTGCCATCAGTAAAGTAGACTCATTAACGCTGAAAGATGAGTTCAACCAGGTGAAAGGAAAATTCATGACGGTTTACTATGAGAAAAATGCAATTAAAGAGGCAAGAGTAGTGGGGAATGCCCAGGCTATTGTATATGTTGATGATACCGATCAGGAAACAAAAAAACAGGAAAGAATAGGAATAACCCTTTCAACATGTGGAATTATCGGAGCATTGTTTGAAGAAAGAGCTTTACAAATTATTTCGTGTAGTATTGGAGCTGTATCAGATACTTATCCTATGAGTATGATAGAACCTTCGAAAAGAAAGTTCCCGGATTTTAACTGGAATACCAAAGACCGGATCCGAAAATGGCAGGATATCCTTGTAGACACTCCGAATAACGAAGAAATACAATATACGGCTGATAGTGAGCTATTCGATAAAGCTCAGAAAGCTATAGATGACGAAAAAGCGAAAGAAGAAGCTAAAAAGCCTAAACGAACCAGAAAATAA
- a CDS encoding Fur family transcriptional regulator has protein sequence MDTIQKEKNIALIKDVLRNYLLEKGFRNTPERYTILEEIYNMDHHFNVDDLYLLMMQKKYHVSKATIYNTIEIFLDAGLIRKHQFGEKTLTSSSYEKSYFDKQHDHLVIYKKDSDKEIEEIIEFCDPRIQGIKEAIEEAFGVKIDSHSLYFYGTKND, from the coding sequence ATGGATACAATACAAAAAGAAAAAAATATAGCTTTGATCAAGGATGTTTTGAGAAACTACTTATTAGAAAAAGGGTTCAGAAACACACCTGAAAGATATACGATATTGGAAGAGATTTATAATATGGATCATCACTTTAATGTTGATGATCTGTATCTTCTGATGATGCAGAAAAAATATCATGTTTCCAAAGCAACAATTTATAACACTATTGAAATTTTCCTTGATGCAGGTTTGATCCGTAAGCATCAGTTCGGAGAAAAAACATTGACCTCTTCATCATATGAAAAGTCTTATTTTGACAAACAGCATGACCACCTGGTGATCTACAAAAAAGACTCTGATAAAGAGATTGAAGAAATTATTGAATTCTGCGACCCAAGAATCCAAGGAATCAAAGAAGCCATTGAAGAAGCATTTGGCGTAAAAATTGATTCTCATTCGCTATATTTCTATGGCACTAAGAATGACTAA
- a CDS encoding KUP/HAK/KT family potassium transporter, giving the protein MAEVTEDGYHFDIKKLSFIGVLVSLGIVFGDIGTSPLYVMKAIVNARSQGSNMPFNEYIEGALSCIIWTLTLQTTIKYVIIALRADNKGEGGILALFSLVRNLKKGWLYLIAIVGAAALIADGVITPSLTVMSAIEGLEIYNPHTPIVPITIGILIAIFVVQQFGTSFIGKFFGPVMVVWFLVLGGLGVMHLSENFEILRSFNPYYAYKLIVNSPSAIVILGAVFLCTTGAEALYSDLGHCGAKNIRVSWAFVKIMLILNYLGQGAWLLTNYNKPGFSVVNPFFGIMEEWMIIPGVILATAAAIIASQALITGSFTIFSEAMSLNLWPNQKIDYPSGVKGQMYIPRINWGLLILCIIVVLHFRESGKMEAAYGLSITVTMLMTTVLLVFWLLKQRVSKILILFFAFVYMAIELGFFSANIIKFMEGGWITVVLAGSIGVSMYAWYNGRLIKTRFIQFVKIEKYVSILKDMKLDETIPKYATNLAYLSRAKRNDEVESKIIYSIIKKQPKRADHYFILSIVNQEDPYTFRYTVDEILPGTVYKINFLLGFKVDRRINDYFNMVLKDLMADGTIPSRSSHPSLRAHDIPPDLKYVIIDNTYINDILLTVKQKITLNIYNFVKYIGSDDFKAWGVSSHNVEVESAPITELTVYDNKIEQSGYFRHNS; this is encoded by the coding sequence ATGGCAGAAGTTACAGAAGATGGTTACCACTTCGACATAAAGAAACTTTCCTTTATTGGAGTTTTAGTGTCTCTAGGAATAGTTTTTGGAGATATTGGTACCTCTCCGCTTTACGTAATGAAAGCAATTGTGAATGCAAGATCCCAAGGGAGCAATATGCCTTTCAATGAATACATAGAGGGAGCACTCTCGTGTATTATTTGGACGCTTACCCTTCAGACTACAATCAAATATGTGATCATTGCTTTGAGAGCAGATAATAAAGGCGAAGGAGGAATTCTGGCCTTGTTTTCATTGGTAAGAAACCTTAAGAAAGGATGGTTGTACCTCATTGCAATTGTTGGTGCTGCTGCCCTTATTGCGGACGGAGTAATTACCCCATCACTGACGGTAATGTCAGCTATTGAAGGTCTTGAAATTTATAATCCTCACACTCCCATTGTGCCTATTACAATCGGAATACTGATCGCCATTTTTGTGGTACAGCAATTCGGAACCAGCTTTATAGGAAAGTTTTTTGGTCCTGTGATGGTTGTTTGGTTCCTTGTATTAGGAGGATTGGGAGTAATGCATTTGAGTGAGAATTTTGAGATTTTAAGATCATTCAATCCATATTACGCCTATAAACTTATTGTCAACTCACCGAGTGCCATTGTTATTTTAGGAGCTGTTTTTCTTTGTACAACCGGAGCAGAAGCCCTTTATTCTGACTTAGGACACTGTGGGGCTAAAAATATCAGAGTAAGCTGGGCATTCGTTAAGATTATGCTTATTCTTAATTACCTTGGACAGGGTGCATGGCTTTTGACTAATTATAACAAACCAGGATTCTCTGTAGTAAACCCATTCTTTGGAATCATGGAAGAATGGATGATCATTCCGGGAGTAATTCTTGCAACAGCTGCCGCAATTATTGCCAGCCAGGCATTAATTACAGGTTCTTTCACCATATTCTCAGAAGCAATGTCTCTAAACCTTTGGCCAAATCAGAAAATTGATTATCCTTCAGGGGTGAAAGGACAAATGTATATCCCAAGAATCAACTGGGGACTTCTTATCCTTTGTATTATTGTTGTGCTGCATTTCAGGGAATCTGGAAAAATGGAAGCCGCTTATGGACTTTCCATTACAGTGACAATGTTGATGACTACCGTCCTGTTAGTCTTCTGGCTGTTGAAACAAAGAGTAAGCAAAATATTAATTTTATTTTTTGCCTTTGTTTATATGGCTATTGAATTAGGTTTCTTCAGTGCTAATATTATCAAGTTCATGGAAGGTGGATGGATTACTGTTGTATTGGCAGGTTCTATCGGAGTTTCTATGTATGCCTGGTATAACGGAAGACTGATCAAAACAAGATTTATCCAGTTTGTGAAAATAGAAAAGTATGTGTCTATCCTTAAAGACATGAAGCTGGATGAAACCATTCCGAAATACGCTACTAATCTTGCTTACCTGAGCAGAGCAAAAAGAAATGATGAAGTAGAATCAAAAATTATCTATTCCATCATCAAAAAGCAGCCAAAAAGAGCAGATCATTACTTTATCCTGAGCATCGTAAACCAGGAAGATCCATATACCTTCAGATATACCGTAGATGAAATTCTTCCGGGTACGGTGTATAAGATTAATTTCCTTTTAGGATTCAAAGTAGACCGTAGAATCAATGATTATTTCAACATGGTACTTAAAGATTTAATGGCAGACGGAACCATTCCTTCAAGAAGCAGCCATCCTTCTTTAAGAGCGCACGATATACCGCCGGATCTTAAATATGTGATCATAGATAACACCTATATCAACGATATTCTTTTAACTGTTAAACAGAAGATTACTCTTAATATTTACAACTTTGTGAAGTATATCGGAAGTGATGACTTTAAGGCGTGGGGAGTATCTTCCCATAACGTTGAAGTGGAATCTGCACCGATCACAGAACTTACGGTGTATGACAATAAGATTGAGCAATCCGGGTATTTCCGTCACAATTCTTAA
- a CDS encoding pyruvate dehydrogenase complex E1 component subunit beta, with amino-acid sequence MAEYTFREVIAQAMSEEMRKDESIFLMGEEVAEYNGAYKASKGMLDEFGPKRVIDTPIAELGFTGIAVGAAMNGNRPIVEYMTFNFSLVGIDQIINNAAKIRQMSGGQWNCPIVFRGPTASAGQLGATHSQAFENWFANIPGLKVVVPSNPYDAKGLLKTAIQDNDPVIFMESEQMYGDKMEIPEEEYYLPIGKADIKREGTDVTLVSFGKIMKLALQAAEDMAKEGISVEVIDLRTVRPLDFDTVLASVKKTNRLVILEEAWPFASISSEITYMVQQKAFDYLDAPIKRITTPDAPAPYSAALFAEWFPKLEKVKEEIKKAMYVK; translated from the coding sequence ATGGCAGAATATACTTTTCGTGAGGTAATTGCACAGGCAATGAGCGAGGAAATGCGTAAAGACGAATCCATCTTTTTAATGGGGGAGGAAGTTGCAGAATACAATGGTGCTTATAAGGCTTCAAAAGGAATGCTGGATGAGTTTGGCCCTAAAAGAGTAATCGATACCCCAATTGCAGAACTTGGTTTTACAGGAATTGCTGTGGGTGCTGCGATGAATGGTAACAGACCAATTGTAGAGTATATGACATTCAATTTCTCATTGGTAGGAATTGATCAGATTATCAATAATGCGGCTAAAATCCGTCAGATGAGTGGTGGACAATGGAATTGCCCAATTGTTTTCCGTGGTCCTACAGCTTCTGCAGGTCAATTAGGAGCTACCCATTCTCAGGCTTTTGAAAACTGGTTTGCAAACATTCCCGGCCTTAAAGTAGTAGTTCCTTCAAATCCTTACGATGCGAAAGGGTTGTTGAAAACTGCAATTCAGGATAATGATCCGGTTATTTTCATGGAATCTGAGCAGATGTATGGAGATAAAATGGAAATTCCTGAAGAAGAATATTATTTACCAATAGGAAAAGCAGATATCAAGAGAGAAGGTACAGATGTTACTTTGGTTTCTTTTGGTAAGATCATGAAGCTGGCTTTACAGGCTGCTGAAGATATGGCTAAAGAAGGAATCTCTGTAGAAGTTATCGACCTTAGAACGGTTCGTCCTCTTGATTTTGATACTGTTTTAGCCTCTGTGAAGAAAACAAACAGATTGGTTATTTTAGAAGAAGCTTGGCCATTTGCTTCTATATCTTCTGAAATTACTTATATGGTACAGCAAAAAGCATTTGATTATTTAGATGCTCCTATCAAGAGAATTACTACTCCTGATGCACCTGCACCTTACTCTGCTGCATTATTTGCAGAATGGTTCCCTAAACTTGAAAAAGTAAAAGAGGAAATCAAAAAAGCGATGTACGTAAAATAG
- a CDS encoding DUF2147 domain-containing protein: protein MKKILLTFALSFCGVLTFAQIEGKWKTIDDETKQAKSIVEVYKKSDGKYYGKVSQLLIKPADPNCTACKDDRKGKPILGLEIIRGLKKDGDEFTGGTITDPKTGKTYKCTITRSGDKLNVRGYLGLSLLGRTQVWDKAN, encoded by the coding sequence ATGAAAAAAATATTGTTAACGTTCGCCCTTTCTTTTTGTGGTGTGCTTACTTTTGCCCAGATTGAAGGTAAGTGGAAAACAATAGATGATGAAACAAAACAGGCAAAATCTATTGTTGAAGTGTACAAAAAATCAGACGGAAAATATTATGGGAAAGTTTCCCAGTTGTTGATAAAGCCAGCTGATCCAAACTGTACAGCTTGTAAGGATGACAGAAAAGGAAAACCAATTTTAGGATTGGAAATCATCAGAGGCCTGAAAAAAGATGGTGATGAGTTTACCGGAGGAACAATTACGGATCCTAAAACCGGAAAAACTTATAAATGTACCATTACAAGAAGCGGGGATAAGCTGAATGTAAGAGGTTACTTAGGATTATCTTTATTAGGAAGAACCCAGGTTTGGGATAAAGCTAATTAA